The Nocardia sp. NBC_01329 sequence CCCTGCGCCGAGACCAGCAACAGATCGTCCTCGGCCGAACACAGTACGGCGCCGACCAATTCGTCGTTGTCGCGCAGATTCACCGCGACGATACCGCCGCTGCGGTTGGAGTCGAAGTCGACCAGTCGCGATTTCTTGACCAGACCCTTCTGCGTGGCCAGCACCAGGTAGGCGGCATCCTCGTAGGATTTGATCCGGATGACCTGGGCGATCTTCTCGTCCGGCTGGAAGGCCAGCAGGTTCGCCACGTGCTGCCCGCGCGCGGTGCGGTTGGCCTCCGGCAATTCGTAGGCCTTGGCCCGGTACACCCGGCCCTTGTTGGTGAAGAACAACAACCAATCGTGGGTCGAGGTCACGAAGAAGTGCCGGACGATATCGTCCTGCTTCAGCCCAGCGCCCTGCACTCCCTTACCGCCGCGCTTCTGGCTGCGGTAGAGGTCGGTCTTGGTGCGTTTGGCGTACCCGGTTTCGGTGATCGTGACGACCACGTCCTCGCGGGCGATCAGATCCTCGTCGGCGACGTCGCCGTCGGCCGAGATGATCTGGGTGCGCCGGTCGTCGCCGTAACGCTCGACGATCTCGGCGAGTTCGTCCTTGACGATGGCACGCTGGCGTTCCGGCTTCTCCAGAATGTCCTTCAGATCGGCGATCTCGGCCTCGAGCTTGGCCAGTTCGTCGACGATCTTCTGCCGTTCCAGCGCCGAGAGCCGCCGCAGCTGCATATCCAGGATGGCGGTGGCCTGGGTCTCGTCGATATCGAGCAGTTCCATCAGGCCGGTACGCGCGGTATCGGTATTGGCCGACCGCCGGATCAGCGCGATGACCTCGTCCAGCAGATCCAGCGCCTTGACCAGACCGCGCAGGATATGGGCCCGCTCCTCGGCCTTGCGGAGCAGGTACCGGGTGCGCCGGACGATCACTTCCAGCTGATGGTTCACATACAGCCGGAGCATCTGATCCAGCCGCAGGGTGCGCGGTACGCCCTCGACGATGGAGAGCATGTTCGCGCCGAAGCTGGTCTGCAGCTGGGTGTGCTTGTACAGGTTGTTCAGCACGACCTTGGCGATCGCGTCGCGTTTGACCGTGACGACGATGCGCATACCCACGCGGTCCGACGATTCGTCGTGGATATCGGCGACGCCCGCGATCCGGCCGTCCTTGACCTGTTCGGCGATCGCGTTGATGAAGTTGTCGGTGTTGACCTGGTAGGGCAGTTCGGTGATGACGATCGTGGTGCGCCCGCGGACATCCTCCTCGATTTCCACCACTCCGCGCATCCGGATGGAACCGCGACCGGTGGTGTAGGCGTCGTGGATGCCCTGGGACCCGACGATCAAGCCGGAGGTCGGGAAGTCGGGGCCCTTCACCCGTTCCATACAGGCGGCGAGGGTGGCTTCCTCATCTGCCTCGTGGTTGTCGAGGATCCAGTAGATGGCCGCGGCCAGCTCGTTGAGATTGTGCGGCGGGATATTGGTCGCCATCCCGACCGCGATGCCGTTGCTGCCGTTCATCAGCATGTTCGGCACCCGGCTGGGCAGAACTACCGGTTCCTGGGTCTTACCGTCGTAGTTGGGGATGAAATCGACCGTGTCGTGGTCGATTTCCCGCAGCAACTCCATGGCCAGGGGGGTGAGCCGGCATTCGGTGTAACGCATGGCGGCGGCGCCGTCGTTACCCCGGCTGCCGAAGTTGCCCTGGCCGTCGACCAGCGGATACCGCATCGCCCACGGCTGGGCCATCCGGACCAGGGTGTCGTAGATGGCCGAGTCGCCGTGCGGATGGTAATTGCCCATGGTGTCGGCCACCGGACGCGCCGATTTCACATAGCTGCGATCGGGCCGGTAACCGTTGTCGTGCATCGCGTACAGGATCCGGCGGTGCACCGGTTTGAGGCCGTCGCGGACCTCGGGCAGCGCACGGCCCACGATCACGCTCATCGCGTAATCGATGTAGCTGTTCTGCATCTCCTGCTGGATATCGACCGGCTCGATCCGGTCGCCCGCGCTCTCCGGCGGCAGCGTGGTGTCGGTCATGCAATCTCCTTGGTACTGACGGAATACGGCGGATCACCCGCGCGCGAGCGCGTGTCGACGGAGCGCGAAGGCGCTGCGGGTGCAACCGCTGCCCCTATACGTCGAGGAAGCGAACGTCCTTGGCATTACGGGTGATGAAGCTGCGACGAGCCGCGACGTCCTCACCCATGAGGACGCTGAACAACTCGTCCGCTGCGGCGGCGTCGTCCAGCGTCACTTGACGCAGCACGCGAACCGAGGGATCCATGGTGGTTTCCCACAGCTCCTTCGGGTTCATCTCGCCGAGACCCTTGTACCGCTGGATACCGTCGTCCTTGTTGATCTTCTTACCGGACGCCAGCCCGGCCTCGAGCAAACCGTCGCGTTCCCGGTCGGAGTAGGCGAACTCGGGTTCGATGCGATGCCACTTCAGCTTGTACAGCGGCGGCTGCGCCAGGAACACGTGACCGTGCTCGATGAGCGGACGCATGAAGCGGAACAGCAGCGTCAGCAACAGGGTGGAGATGTGCTGCCCGTCGACGTCGGCGTCGGCCATCAGCACGATCTTGTGATACCGCAGTTTGGCGATATCGAACTCATCGTGGATACCGGTACCGAAGGCGGTGATGATCGACTGGACCTCGGTATTCTTGAGGACCTTGTCGATCCGGGCCTTCTCGACATTGATGATCTTTCCGCGCAGCGGCAGGATCGCCTGGTACATCGAGTCGCGACCCGATTTGGCCGAACCGCCGGCGGAGTCACCCTCGACGATGTAGATCTCGGATTTGACCGGATCCTTGGACCGGCAGTCGGCCAGCTTGCCCGGCAGTCCACCGATATCGGTCGCGCTCTTGCGCCGGACCAGCTCACGGGCCTTCCGCGCCGCGACCCGGGCCTGCGCCGAGGACACCGCCTTGTTGACGATGGTCTTGGCATCCGCCGGATTCGCCTCGAACCAGTGCCCGAGGTGCTCGTTGCAGGCCCGCTGCACGAAAGACTTCACCTCGGTATTACCGAGTTTGGTCTTGGTCTGGCCCTCGAACTGGGGCTCACTCACCTTGACGCTGACGATGGCAGCGAGACCCTCACGGATATCGTCGCCGGTGAGGTTGCCGTCCTTTTCCTTGAGGAGCTTCTTCTCCTTGGCGTACCGGTTGACCACAGTGGTCAGCGCCGCCCGGAAGCCCTCCTCGTGCGTGCCACCCTCATGAGTGTTGATGGTGTTCGCGAAGGTGTGCACCGACTCGGAGTAGCCCGAGTTCCACTGCATCGCGACCTCGAGCTCGTGCCCGGGGCCCTTGCCGCTGAACGCGACCACTGAGTTGTGGATGGGCTGCTTCGTCCGGTTGATATGCCGCACGAAATCCTCGAGACCGCCGGGATAGTGGTACGTGCGGGTCTTCACCTTGTGCTCGACCGGGGGATTCTCGCCGTCGTCGTGCTTGGGCGCCTCGGCCGTTTCGCTGACCACCTCGTCGATGACCTCGGTGGCACTGACCCGCTCGTCGGTCAGCACGATGGTCAGGCCCTTGTTCAGGAAGGCCATCTCCTGCAGCCGCCGCGACACGGTTTCGAAGTTGTAGGTCGTGGTCTCGAAGACGGCGGGATCGGCCCAGAACCGGATGGTGGTGCCCGTGGCCTTGGTCGGGTCGCCCTGACTCAGTTGACCGGGGACCGCGTCCTTGTAGGTCTGGCTCCAGTGGTAACCGTCGGTGTCGACCTCGGCTTCGAGCCGGCTGGACAGCGCGTTGACCACCGAGATACCGACGCCGTGCAAGCCACCGGAGACGGCGTAGGAATCGGAGTCGAACTTGCCGCCGGCGTGCAGCTGGGTCATGACGACCTCGATGGTCGGGATGCCCTGGGCGTGCATGGCCACCGGGATACCGCGGCCGTCGTCGACGACCTGGACGCCACCGTCGGCGAGTAGCGTGACCTCGACCTTGGTGGCGTGGCCGGCCATCGCCTCGTCGACCGAGTTGTCCACCACCTCCCAGATCAGGTGGTGCAGACCGCGCTCACCCGTGGAACCGATGTACATGCCCGGGCGCAGCCGTACCGCCTCGAGTCCTTCCAGGACCCTGATGGAGGAGGCACCGTAGTCCTGCTTTTCCGATGCGCCCGAGCCTGATGCTTTGGAGTCTTTGGCAGCCACTGGTCGGTAGCTCTCCTTACTTGCTGATCCCCGGGACGGCGGTGGGACAGCGCACGTGGGCACGAGACCGATCAGAGGGCTGCACACAACGCGCCGAGGGTATCGCCGCTGATTTACGTTTCCATCCTACTTCGCGGCCCAACTTACAGTGCACCTGCGACACCCCTGACAGCTTCCTGGATGCGATAAATCGGACCGGCACGGGTCCCCTCGCGATCCAGCCCTTCCGAACCATCAGATTCGGCCTGAGAGTTCTCTGAGGGACCGCGGCCGGAAAAGCCGGGCAGTACCGCCCGTCGGCGTTCCACGTGAAACCGCCCTAGCCGTAGGTGTCGCGCGGCCCGCGACCACGAACATGACGTTGGCCTTTACGCCAACTGGGCGCAGTCGGCCCGGAGATTCGCAGCGAGCGCACCACACCGGGGCCCACTGCCGCGCTGATCTTCGCCAGCAACTGCGCCTGCAACAGGCGCAGTTGGGTGGCCCATGCGGTGGACTCGGCCGCGACGCTGAGCACCCCGTTCTCCAGGCTCACCGGTTTCGCGTGCGCGGCGATGTCCTCGCCGACCACACCCGACCAATGACCGAACACCGTGCCCTCGGCGACTTTGGTCGACCATCCCCGGCTACGAGCGATCGAGTTGGCGAGCTTGGACAGCGGCTGTGGATCGCGATCATCGGGACGTGGGCCGGACCAACCGCTACGGCGGCGCCCCCCGGAGCGATTGCCCCGCCGCGGCGAAGACCGCCCCTGTCCGACGGATTTCCCACTGGCCCGCGCTGCCGCCCGAGCCTCCTCCAGCGCCCGGCGGGCGAGGTCGACCCCACGCAGTTCCGGTTCGGTGGGGGGCGTCGTACCACCGGGCGGTCCGGGCTGATCGGTCATTCGCTGCTCCACTCACCGGTGCGAGTTATCCCCAGGTTCGACCGGTTTTCCTCAAGCTGTGCACATCCGGGGGCCGGACTGGGGCACCACGGCACCCGAATCGGACAGAAGACCGATCCATCGGGTAAATGCCCAGTTCAGGATGGGTATTTCGAGTGCCGGTGCCGGTTGTCACCGAAGGGACCCGGACGGTGCCCGGAGTGCGGGCCGACGACCTGGTCGAACAAGTTATCCACAGGCTGTGGACAACTGATTTCCGAGTCCGGGCAAGGGATAACGGCCCGGGGTATCGGCTCACTCTACGAACGCCCCGGCCCGCATGCAAGGCGGTGCCGGGTGCGTGTCCGTCAAGTCGGCGAATCGCCCGCGACCGCCCGCGGCGGGTCACCTCCGGCCGCCGGGCGATCCGACGTGAAACCGGATATCCGATGCTCCGGATCACCGGTTGTCGTCACCCGCACGGTGTCGCCGATCAGCTCGGCGGGGACATCCTCGGGCACCGCGGCGGTGATCAAAACCTGCTCCGCGGCCGCGGCTACGGCGGCCAGCGCGGTGCGACGGCGCCGGTCGAGCTCGGCGAAGACATCGTCGAGCAGCAGAACCGGCTCGGTGCCGTCGGCCCGGAGCAGTTCGAAGGCCGCGAGCCGTAGCGCCAGCGCGAACGACCAGGATTCTCCATGGCTGGCGAATCCTTTGGCCGGGGTTTCGCCGAGCATCAGCTCCAGCTCGTCGCGATGCGGACCGACCAAGCAGATACCACGTTCGAGTTCCTTGGGCCGCGCCGCCGCGAGCTCGCGCAGCAGGATCTCCTCGAGGAGTGCCGGGTCGCCCGACCCGGGCGCCCGGGCGGGATCGAGCAGCTCGGCCGGCAGTGCGCCGCTGCGGTAGCCGATGACGGCCGGGCGGGACTCGGGCGCGAGAGCGGCGTACGCCCCGGTCAGATGTGGATGCAGCTCGTGAACCAGGCGTAGTCGTTCGGCGAGCAGCACCGAAGCATGACCGGCCAGGTGCCCGTCCCAGACGTCCAGTGTGCCGAGATCCGCCCGCGAGGACCGGCCCGCGGTCTTCAACAGGGCGGAACGCTGTCGCAGGACCCGGTCGTAGTCGGCGCGCACCCCGGCGAGACCCGGTCGACGGGCGGTACACAGTTCGTCCAGGAAACGACGCCGCTCCCCCGGGTCACCCCGTACCAGCGCCAGATCCTCGGGTGCGAACAAGGCGGTGTGCAGTATCCCGAGAATCTCACGC is a genomic window containing:
- the gyrA gene encoding DNA gyrase subunit A; this translates as MTDTTLPPESAGDRIEPVDIQQEMQNSYIDYAMSVIVGRALPEVRDGLKPVHRRILYAMHDNGYRPDRSYVKSARPVADTMGNYHPHGDSAIYDTLVRMAQPWAMRYPLVDGQGNFGSRGNDGAAAMRYTECRLTPLAMELLREIDHDTVDFIPNYDGKTQEPVVLPSRVPNMLMNGSNGIAVGMATNIPPHNLNELAAAIYWILDNHEADEEATLAACMERVKGPDFPTSGLIVGSQGIHDAYTTGRGSIRMRGVVEIEEDVRGRTTIVITELPYQVNTDNFINAIAEQVKDGRIAGVADIHDESSDRVGMRIVVTVKRDAIAKVVLNNLYKHTQLQTSFGANMLSIVEGVPRTLRLDQMLRLYVNHQLEVIVRRTRYLLRKAEERAHILRGLVKALDLLDEVIALIRRSANTDTARTGLMELLDIDETQATAILDMQLRRLSALERQKIVDELAKLEAEIADLKDILEKPERQRAIVKDELAEIVERYGDDRRTQIISADGDVADEDLIAREDVVVTITETGYAKRTKTDLYRSQKRGGKGVQGAGLKQDDIVRHFFVTSTHDWLLFFTNKGRVYRAKAYELPEANRTARGQHVANLLAFQPDEKIAQVIRIKSYEDAAYLVLATQKGLVKKSRLVDFDSNRSGGIVAVNLRDNDELVGAVLCSAEDDLLLVSAQGQSIRFAATDEALRPMGRATSGVQGMRFNAEDALLSLNVVRDGTYLLVATSGGYAKRTAIEEYTAQGRGGKGVLTIQYDTRRGTLVGALIVDDDDELYAITSNGGVIRTAARQVRKAGRQTKGVRLMNLGEGDTLLAIARNADEPEQIDGGDSPEQ
- the gyrB gene encoding DNA topoisomerase (ATP-hydrolyzing) subunit B, which codes for MAAKDSKASGSGASEKQDYGASSIRVLEGLEAVRLRPGMYIGSTGERGLHHLIWEVVDNSVDEAMAGHATKVEVTLLADGGVQVVDDGRGIPVAMHAQGIPTIEVVMTQLHAGGKFDSDSYAVSGGLHGVGISVVNALSSRLEAEVDTDGYHWSQTYKDAVPGQLSQGDPTKATGTTIRFWADPAVFETTTYNFETVSRRLQEMAFLNKGLTIVLTDERVSATEVIDEVVSETAEAPKHDDGENPPVEHKVKTRTYHYPGGLEDFVRHINRTKQPIHNSVVAFSGKGPGHELEVAMQWNSGYSESVHTFANTINTHEGGTHEEGFRAALTTVVNRYAKEKKLLKEKDGNLTGDDIREGLAAIVSVKVSEPQFEGQTKTKLGNTEVKSFVQRACNEHLGHWFEANPADAKTIVNKAVSSAQARVAARKARELVRRKSATDIGGLPGKLADCRSKDPVKSEIYIVEGDSAGGSAKSGRDSMYQAILPLRGKIINVEKARIDKVLKNTEVQSIITAFGTGIHDEFDIAKLRYHKIVLMADADVDGQHISTLLLTLLFRFMRPLIEHGHVFLAQPPLYKLKWHRIEPEFAYSDRERDGLLEAGLASGKKINKDDGIQRYKGLGEMNPKELWETTMDPSVRVLRQVTLDDAAAADELFSVLMGEDVAARRSFITRNAKDVRFLDV
- a CDS encoding DUF721 family protein, whose product is MTDQPGPPGGTTPPTEPELRGVDLARRALEEARAAARASGKSVGQGRSSPRRGNRSGGRRRSGWSGPRPDDRDPQPLSKLANSIARSRGWSTKVAEGTVFGHWSGVVGEDIAAHAKPVSLENGVLSVAAESTAWATQLRLLQAQLLAKISAAVGPGVVRSLRISGPTAPSWRKGQRHVRGRGPRDTYG
- the recF gene encoding DNA replication/repair protein RecF (All proteins in this family for which functions are known are DNA-binding proteins that assist the filamentation of RecA onto DNA for the initiation of recombination or recombinational repair.), which encodes MRIRALTLRDFRSWEHAEIELSTGPTVFLGANGNGKTNLLEALGYLSTLGSHRVSADAPLIRSGAERARVGANVVHLGRELRIDVEINRGVANRAQINRSPVRRPREILGILHTALFAPEDLALVRGDPGERRRFLDELCTARRPGLAGVRADYDRVLRQRSALLKTAGRSSRADLGTLDVWDGHLAGHASVLLAERLRLVHELHPHLTGAYAALAPESRPAVIGYRSGALPAELLDPARAPGSGDPALLEEILLRELAAARPKELERGICLVGPHRDELELMLGETPAKGFASHGESWSFALALRLAAFELLRADGTEPVLLLDDVFAELDRRRRTALAAVAAAAEQVLITAAVPEDVPAELIGDTVRVTTTGDPEHRISGFTSDRPAAGGDPPRAVAGDSPT